The following proteins come from a genomic window of Chiroxiphia lanceolata isolate bChiLan1 chromosome 16, bChiLan1.pri, whole genome shotgun sequence:
- the MPG gene encoding DNA-3-methyladenine glycosylase isoform X2, giving the protein MPRKRKLLAQLSALQSNSSFPQINALENLNTAPGGDCSPKSSKYFVTEKRNSPRLEADFFNQPCVSLAKSFLGQILVRKLPDGRELWGRIVETEAYLGGEDEASHSKGGKQTQRNAAMFMKPGTLYVYQIYGIYFCVNVSSKLLKDWQLCNGPSRLCQAFGIDKAFDQRDLTQDTDIWMVPGQDLPGEQDVVTTTRIGIGNRGEWAQKPLRFYLRGNKFVSVVDKKTEREMAARGHLSCS; this is encoded by the exons atgccaagaaaaagaaagctgttgGCTCAGTTAAGTGCTCTTCAAAGCAACTCCAGCTTCCCTCAGATCAATGCCCTGGAGAACCTGAACACTGCACCTGGTGGAGATTGTTCTCCGAAAAGCAGCAAATACTTTGtgacagagaagagaaattctCCCCGGCTGGAAGCAGATTTTTTCAACCAGCCCTGTGTCAGTCTGGCCAAGTCCTTTCTGGGACAG ATTTTAGTTCGCAAACTTCCTGATGGCAGAGAGCTCTGGGGCAGGATTGTTGAAACAGAAGCTTATCTGGGTGGGGAAGATGAAGCTTCCCACTCGAAAGGTGGGAAGCAAACTCAGCGGAACGCGGCCATGTTCATGAAACCGGGAACTCTGTACGTGTACCAGATCTATGGCATCTACTTCTGTGTCAATGTTT CCAGCAAGCTGCTCAAGGACTGGCAGCTCTGCAACGGGccctccaggctctgccaggcCTTTGGCATCGACAAGGCTTTTGACCAGAGGGACCTGACTCAGGACACTGACATCTGGATGGTGCCTGGACAGGACCTGCCCGGGGAGCAGGACGTGGTGACCACCACGAGGATTGGCATTGGCAACAGGGGGGAGTGGGCACAGAAACCACTCAGGTTTTATTTACGAGGGAACAAATTTGTGAGTGTTGTAGACAAGAAAACGGAGAGAGAGATGGCAGCAAGGGGACACTTGTCTTGCAGCTGA
- the MPG gene encoding DNA-3-methyladenine glycosylase isoform X1 has product MPRKRKLLAQLSALQSNSSFPQINALENLNTAPGGDCSPKSSKYFVTEKRNSPRLEADFFNQPCVSLAKSFLGQILVRKLPDGRELWGRIVETEAYLGGEDEASHSKGGKQTQRNAAMFMKPGTLYVYQIYGIYFCVNVSSQGEGAAVLLRSLEPLQGLDAMRELRRTSRKAPSKLLKDWQLCNGPSRLCQAFGIDKAFDQRDLTQDTDIWMVPGQDLPGEQDVVTTTRIGIGNRGEWAQKPLRFYLRGNKFVSVVDKKTEREMAARGHLSCS; this is encoded by the exons atgccaagaaaaagaaagctgttgGCTCAGTTAAGTGCTCTTCAAAGCAACTCCAGCTTCCCTCAGATCAATGCCCTGGAGAACCTGAACACTGCACCTGGTGGAGATTGTTCTCCGAAAAGCAGCAAATACTTTGtgacagagaagagaaattctCCCCGGCTGGAAGCAGATTTTTTCAACCAGCCCTGTGTCAGTCTGGCCAAGTCCTTTCTGGGACAG ATTTTAGTTCGCAAACTTCCTGATGGCAGAGAGCTCTGGGGCAGGATTGTTGAAACAGAAGCTTATCTGGGTGGGGAAGATGAAGCTTCCCACTCGAAAGGTGGGAAGCAAACTCAGCGGAACGCGGCCATGTTCATGAAACCGGGAACTCTGTACGTGTACCAGATCTATGGCATCTACTTCTGTGTCAATGTTTCCAGCCAAG gggagggggctgcGGTGCTGCTGCGCTCCCTGGAGCCTCTCCAGGGCCTGGATGCCATGAGGGAGCTGCGCAGGACCTCCAGGAAAGCCCCCAGCAAGCTGCTCAAGGACTGGCAGCTCTGCAACGGGccctccaggctctgccaggcCTTTGGCATCGACAAGGCTTTTGACCAGAGGGACCTGACTCAGGACACTGACATCTGGATGGTGCCTGGACAGGACCTGCCCGGGGAGCAGGACGTGGTGACCACCACGAGGATTGGCATTGGCAACAGGGGGGAGTGGGCACAGAAACCACTCAGGTTTTATTTACGAGGGAACAAATTTGTGAGTGTTGTAGACAAGAAAACGGAGAGAGAGATGGCAGCAAGGGGACACTTGTCTTGCAGCTGA